A genomic window from Fulvitalea axinellae includes:
- a CDS encoding FecR family protein: MTERPSELERLTQDPKFVKWVLQPTVELDNYWNDKFTSNPIDKIGLKRVVELVRVLNSQSTSKSAGRDIQSVHAEEEDSISSIARKKIFWSGGVVVALALFLLSLAFFPLKFDEKIVINTKYGEIKEILLPDGSKAIMNGNSTLSYYEDWDREEERSVWLKGEGCFLVEKKHGNEGLEKFTVHLDGLDINVLGTVFNVDQRTEKVNVTLAEGKVEMIYMRQSGRNETILLPGETATLENGTLRKTKSSDVWKALEWRQRRMVFENNSLSEIASILKERYGVNLKFENREIKEYRFSGTFSNDETGLLLRAISEAFDLKIRKYKESHVLSTKALDS, encoded by the coding sequence ATGACGGAGAGACCATCTGAGCTTGAGCGTTTAACGCAAGATCCTAAATTTGTAAAGTGGGTTTTACAGCCAACTGTAGAATTGGATAACTATTGGAATGATAAATTTACTTCAAATCCAATTGATAAGATTGGTCTAAAGCGTGTGGTTGAGTTAGTAAGGGTTCTTAATTCGCAGTCCACATCTAAAAGTGCAGGAAGGGATATTCAGTCTGTGCATGCGGAAGAGGAAGACTCCATATCAAGTATTGCTAGAAAGAAGATTTTTTGGTCGGGAGGGGTAGTCGTCGCTCTTGCGCTTTTTTTATTGTCATTAGCTTTTTTCCCTCTTAAGTTCGACGAGAAAATAGTGATTAACACTAAGTATGGCGAGATAAAAGAAATTTTGTTACCAGATGGTAGTAAGGCCATAATGAATGGAAATTCGACCTTAAGTTATTATGAGGATTGGGATAGGGAAGAGGAGAGGTCTGTTTGGCTGAAGGGGGAAGGTTGTTTTTTAGTGGAAAAGAAACATGGCAATGAAGGCCTGGAAAAGTTCACAGTGCATCTGGATGGATTGGATATCAATGTTTTAGGGACGGTGTTTAATGTGGACCAGAGGACGGAAAAAGTAAATGTAACTTTGGCGGAAGGAAAAGTGGAGATGATTTATATGCGTCAGTCGGGACGAAACGAAACAATTCTTTTGCCTGGCGAGACAGCAACTTTGGAGAACGGTACGTTACGAAAGACTAAATCTTCAGATGTGTGGAAGGCGTTGGAGTGGAGACAAAGAAGAATGGTTTTCGAAAATAATAGCCTGTCTGAGATTGCCTCAATTTTGAAAGAAAGGTACGGGGTGAATTTGAAATTTGAGAATCGCGAAATCAAGGAGTATCGCTTTTCTGGGACCTTCTCAAACGATGAGACTGGCCTTTTGTTACGAGCGATATCGGAAGCTTTTGATTTGAAAATACGCAAGTATAAAGAATCACATGTTTTATCTACAAAGGCTCTCGATTCTTAA
- a CDS encoding fumarate hydratase produces the protein MAEFFYQKPYPIQEDTTEYRLVSKEFVSTVEFEGKKILKVAPEALEVLAKEAMSDVSFYLRSSHLKKLQAILDDPEATDNDRFVAYTLLQNAVTAADGQLPSCQDTGTAIVMGKKGECVWTGVEDARHLSKGIFDTYQERNLRYSQIVPLNMFEEKNTGSNLPAQIDIYAEKGNAYEFLFMAKGGGSANKTFLYQKTKALLNEANLTAFIQEKIKDLGTSACPPYHLALVIGGTSAEANLAAVKKASAGYYDNLPTEGNEGGQAFRDLEWERRVQEICQTSGIGAQFGGKYFTHDVRVIRLPRHAASCPVGLGVSCSADRNIKAKITEEGLFVEQLEKNPAQFLPAKAPHLEKPVEVDLNRPMDEVLAELSKYPTKTRLMLKGTLIVARDIAHARIMEMLEKGEPMPEYFKNHPIYYAGPAKTPEGMPSGSFGPTTAGRMDPYVEPFQAVRGSMIMVAKGNRTAQVRESCAKHGGFYLGSIGGPAAILAKENIKSVELVDFEELGMEAVRKIEVENFPAFIICDDKGNDFFVELEEKKKEAALV, from the coding sequence ATGGCAGAGTTTTTCTATCAAAAGCCTTATCCAATACAGGAGGATACAACCGAATACAGGTTGGTTTCCAAAGAATTTGTTTCGACAGTAGAGTTTGAAGGAAAGAAGATCCTTAAAGTCGCGCCGGAAGCACTTGAGGTGCTTGCGAAAGAGGCGATGTCGGATGTTTCGTTTTACCTACGCTCATCTCACCTGAAAAAACTCCAGGCGATTCTTGATGACCCGGAAGCTACGGACAACGATCGTTTTGTGGCGTACACTCTGTTGCAGAATGCCGTAACGGCCGCCGACGGGCAATTGCCGAGTTGCCAAGATACGGGAACGGCGATTGTTATGGGTAAAAAAGGCGAGTGTGTTTGGACTGGGGTCGAAGACGCTAGGCACCTTTCCAAAGGTATCTTTGACACTTACCAAGAGCGCAATCTCCGCTACTCTCAGATTGTTCCTTTGAACATGTTTGAAGAGAAAAACACGGGGTCAAACTTGCCTGCTCAGATTGATATTTACGCCGAAAAAGGAAACGCTTACGAATTCCTTTTTATGGCTAAAGGCGGTGGATCGGCCAACAAGACTTTCCTTTATCAGAAGACGAAAGCTTTGTTGAACGAAGCGAACCTTACGGCTTTTATCCAAGAAAAGATCAAAGATCTCGGGACATCGGCTTGCCCTCCGTACCACTTGGCTTTGGTAATCGGCGGAACGTCGGCCGAGGCTAACTTGGCGGCTGTGAAGAAAGCCTCTGCAGGTTACTACGATAACCTTCCGACCGAAGGAAACGAAGGCGGTCAGGCTTTCCGTGACTTGGAGTGGGAGAGGCGCGTTCAGGAGATCTGCCAGACAAGCGGTATCGGCGCCCAGTTCGGCGGAAAGTACTTTACGCACGACGTGAGAGTGATCCGTTTGCCTCGTCACGCGGCGTCTTGCCCAGTTGGTTTGGGCGTAAGTTGCTCAGCCGACCGTAATATCAAGGCTAAAATTACGGAAGAAGGTCTGTTCGTAGAGCAATTGGAGAAAAACCCGGCTCAGTTCCTTCCTGCCAAGGCCCCTCATTTGGAGAAACCTGTAGAGGTGGATTTGAACCGTCCGATGGACGAAGTATTGGCGGAGTTGAGTAAATACCCGACCAAAACTCGTTTGATGCTGAAAGGCACTTTGATCGTGGCTAGGGATATCGCTCATGCCCGCATTATGGAAATGCTAGAGAAGGGCGAGCCAATGCCGGAATACTTCAAGAACCATCCGATTTATTATGCGGGACCAGCCAAAACGCCGGAAGGAATGCCATCCGGAAGTTTCGGACCGACAACTGCGGGACGTATGGACCCTTACGTGGAGCCGTTCCAAGCAGTTCGCGGATCGATGATCATGGTGGCTAAAGGTAACCGTACCGCTCAGGTTCGCGAATCTTGCGCCAAGCACGGCGGATTCTACCTCGGATCGATTGGTGGACCGGCGGCGATTCTTGCCAAAGAGAATATCAAATCGGTAGAGCTTGTGGATTTCGAAGAATTGGGAATGGAAGCCGTTCGTAAGATCGAAGTGGAAAACTTCCCGGCCTTCATTATTTGCGACGACAAAGGAAACGATTTCTTTGTGGAGCTCGAAGAGAAGAAGAAAGAAGCGGCTTTGGTTTAA
- a CDS encoding PLP-dependent aminotransferase family protein — translation MLPIETLFTIDKKSPEPAYRQLYRQIIQLITESRLIPGSKLPSTRELASALHLNRMTILKALEELESQGWVEKRPRKGIFVSANLPVTKAQPLGKNMNIRERGSERTGFKVSTKNHIPQHSTGVYRHKIDEGLPDVRLAPLKELGQNYKRILLNPAYSTSLGYGPPLGDPLLREELSCFLNGSRGLGTKPENIAVLRGSHMALNLLSKVLICPGDKVAVGSSNYLGADVAFLDACAKLKRIPVDEEGLDADYFKRLCEKENIRGLYLTPHHHHPTTVTLSADRRLKILEIANRFGIFIIEDDYDYDFHYGHGPYLPLASMDRGGNVIYIGSFTKSLAPTFRVGYMVAPKNLIDRIEQERVLTDRQGDLILERTIAELIKEGVIQQHLRKSLRIYQKRRDLMAEILTQDFAEFLQFEIPSGGMSIWAEAVNDLDLELVSARMIKRYGWWIPDYKKFNAFGLNHREGIRLGFASLNEKEMRVGLGYLLKCSRG, via the coding sequence ATGCTTCCGATAGAAACCCTTTTTACGATTGACAAAAAATCGCCGGAACCTGCGTACAGACAACTATACCGGCAAATCATTCAGCTGATAACGGAATCCAGGCTAATCCCCGGTTCAAAATTGCCGTCGACCAGAGAACTGGCCTCGGCGCTGCACCTCAACAGGATGACAATACTGAAAGCTTTGGAAGAATTGGAAAGTCAGGGCTGGGTGGAGAAACGTCCGCGAAAGGGAATATTCGTTTCGGCCAACTTGCCTGTAACGAAAGCGCAACCTCTGGGCAAAAACATGAATATAAGGGAAAGGGGAAGTGAGCGGACCGGCTTTAAGGTTTCGACGAAAAATCATATTCCCCAACATTCAACGGGCGTATATAGACATAAAATAGACGAAGGACTTCCCGATGTCCGGCTTGCTCCCCTTAAAGAATTGGGGCAGAATTATAAACGTATTTTGCTTAATCCCGCATACAGCACCTCACTGGGTTACGGCCCTCCATTGGGCGATCCGCTATTGCGGGAGGAGTTGTCTTGTTTTCTGAACGGAAGCAGAGGCCTAGGCACAAAGCCCGAAAATATAGCGGTGCTCAGAGGCAGTCATATGGCTTTGAATCTGCTATCCAAAGTGCTTATTTGCCCAGGCGACAAGGTGGCTGTAGGAAGCAGTAATTACCTTGGTGCGGACGTGGCCTTTTTAGACGCTTGCGCAAAACTGAAACGCATTCCCGTTGATGAAGAGGGCCTAGACGCGGACTATTTTAAACGGCTTTGCGAAAAGGAAAATATCCGCGGACTGTACCTCACGCCTCATCACCATCACCCAACCACAGTAACGCTTTCGGCCGATAGGCGACTGAAGATATTAGAAATCGCTAATCGTTTCGGAATTTTTATTATTGAAGACGACTACGATTACGATTTCCACTACGGGCATGGTCCGTATCTTCCTTTGGCGAGTATGGACCGTGGCGGCAACGTGATCTATATAGGAAGTTTCACCAAATCGCTTGCGCCAACTTTCCGTGTCGGCTATATGGTCGCGCCCAAGAATCTTATAGACCGTATAGAGCAAGAGCGTGTACTGACTGACAGGCAAGGCGATTTAATATTGGAACGAACCATCGCCGAACTGATAAAGGAAGGCGTTATCCAGCAACATCTCCGAAAGTCCCTGAGAATTTATCAAAAACGAAGAGACCTGATGGCTGAGATATTAACTCAGGATTTCGCCGAATTTCTGCAGTTCGAAATCCCCTCAGGCGGTATGTCCATCTGGGCTGAGGCTGTAAATGATTTAGATCTAGAGTTGGTATCCGCACGGATGATCAAAAGATACGGATGGTGGATTCCCGATTATAAAAAGTTCAACGCTTTCGGCCTGAATCACCGTGAAGGTATCCGTTTGGGCTTCGCTTCCCTAAACGAAAAAGAGATGCGTGTGGGATTAGGTTATTTACTCAAATGTAGCCGAGGATAA
- a CDS encoding pyridoxamine 5'-phosphate oxidase family protein, which translates to MENLEQIHKVKRGGHRSDHSWETVSDILDSQFIGYFSCLRGDVPIVLPMAYGRVEKTVYIHGAMKNELMRSILESGISSMTVSIADGLVLARSAYHHSLNYRSAVVTGPVRDVTDQEEKLLGLKAVTDQMLEGRWDEVRPPSGNEMKATRVLAFEAQYFVAKSRTGMPVDEKEDEALPIWAGIVPIAEKYGVPETDTLPGSVQELSPSVRKFGKK; encoded by the coding sequence ATGGAAAACTTGGAACAGATTCACAAAGTGAAAAGAGGCGGACACCGATCGGACCATAGCTGGGAAACGGTGAGCGATATCCTCGACAGTCAGTTTATCGGCTATTTCTCATGCCTCAGGGGCGATGTGCCGATAGTTCTGCCCATGGCCTACGGCAGAGTGGAAAAGACTGTTTACATCCACGGGGCCATGAAAAACGAACTGATGCGCAGTATTCTGGAATCGGGAATCTCTTCTATGACCGTATCCATCGCCGATGGCTTGGTGCTGGCGCGCTCGGCTTACCACCATTCGCTCAACTACAGGTCGGCTGTGGTGACTGGGCCGGTAAGGGACGTTACGGATCAGGAAGAAAAACTGCTTGGGCTTAAGGCAGTCACGGACCAGATGCTCGAAGGGCGTTGGGACGAAGTGAGGCCTCCGTCGGGGAATGAGATGAAGGCGACGCGTGTGTTGGCCTTTGAAGCGCAGTATTTCGTGGCCAAAAGCAGAACGGGCATGCCCGTGGACGAGAAAGAAGACGAGGCGTTGCCAATCTGGGCCGGAATAGTCCCAATTGCGGAGAAATACGGGGTGCCCGAAACAGACACGTTACCGGGAAGTGTGCAGGAACTGTCACCTTCGGTTAGAAAATTTGGAAAGAAATAA
- a CDS encoding M1 family aminopeptidase — protein sequence MFKEFFLRELKGGLKRPMVYIFLVVFGLLVGGAVSSDSVIIGGAVGNIHRNAPHIVTTYTAIMGIFGLLVAAAFFNNAALRDFNNQFHEIIFSTRLRKSDYFFGRFFGALILATIPMLGVFIGVWVGSWLAPLAGWMDPERMGPTNISAFINNYFLFVLPNTFIGGAIIFGLASKFRSTMISFVGAILLIVGYSVANSLMSDVDNETIAGLTDIFGISTYSITSKYFTPAEKNTLAPAFEGLLLWNRLLVMALGAVILGLSYSLFSFKEKQKKAKKKKKKETVVSKMEAILAKPRVTVSLSGASWTQFVSFFKINFLSIFKSTVFQILIVFALIMLIADLWGGYEYYGLQTFPITYMVIGSINSSVLLFLMITMVFFSGELVWRDRGVKINEVIDATPHTSFVSLIAKSVSLICVMICFYMVMSAFGVLYQLGNGFTNINFEQYFVNIFVDKLPTFTVWSFVLILIQVMLPNKYVGYFLSVVMMFVSEIILSILDIDTRMLDIASSPSLSYSDISGYGPGMASTIWFNIYWTLFGLFTLGVAGMLWSRGVAKSLGKRLRYAMSHLGDTNSKVAFASLALFVVAGVYVFYNTQVLNTYKTSDEEEQQSADFEKKYKKYENMPMLTFTDAKYELDLFPERRDVYVKASIRMRNKKNVAVDSMLFIMDDKWITEFEIPGAKEVYFDEEMNLKIFKLAKPVQPSETLDFVIKNKYITQGFENSSGNRRIDSNGTFLSNSSILPAYGYIDGYELSDKHTRKKYDLAPKDRMPKLEANCGEACQKNYLTNGQADLVNVETIISTSGDQTAIAPGSLLKKWEKDGRNYFHYKVDTPSQNFYSFISGRFEKLARKWNGIDIEVYYDKNHAYNVEMMADAVQRSLDYYIKNFGPYYHKQARIIEFPNFSSFAQAFPGTMPYSESMGFIIDLEDAEEKNNFVDAVIAHEMAHQWWAHQEISAKMQGGTFLTESLSEYSSLMVMKKELNDDIRMKEFLKYNFERYLKGRSREREKELPLYKVENQGYIHYGKGSLILYALQDYIGEDSVNVALKDFLEEYRYQEDPPYPTSLDLLRHLEPRVPDSLKYLVNDWFKEITLYDHRLKEATMEETADGKFIVEMEVESHKIKADSLGNEQRLPISDWVDVGLYADSDEKELIVQKRVKLDKEKTIIKLKANVKPAKAAVDPRRILIERIVKDNVKTVSSK from the coding sequence ATGTTTAAAGAATTCTTTTTACGAGAGCTAAAGGGAGGCTTAAAGCGCCCGATGGTCTATATATTTCTGGTTGTGTTCGGCCTCCTTGTCGGGGGCGCCGTCAGTAGCGATTCCGTGATTATCGGAGGGGCTGTCGGGAACATTCACCGTAACGCGCCCCACATCGTAACTACCTATACCGCGATTATGGGGATTTTCGGATTGTTAGTCGCCGCCGCATTTTTCAACAATGCCGCCCTGCGCGATTTCAACAATCAGTTCCACGAAATCATTTTCAGTACACGGCTCCGGAAGTCGGACTATTTCTTTGGCCGTTTCTTCGGTGCGCTCATTCTGGCCACTATTCCTATGTTGGGCGTATTTATCGGCGTTTGGGTAGGTTCTTGGCTCGCCCCCTTGGCAGGTTGGATGGATCCGGAACGTATGGGGCCGACCAATATAAGCGCGTTTATCAATAATTACTTTCTGTTCGTATTGCCTAACACGTTCATAGGCGGAGCTATTATTTTCGGGCTAGCATCCAAGTTCCGCAGTACGATGATCTCTTTTGTGGGCGCCATTTTGTTGATTGTCGGTTATAGTGTGGCCAACAGCCTCATGTCCGATGTAGATAACGAAACTATCGCCGGCTTGACCGATATCTTCGGAATCAGTACATATTCCATCACCAGCAAATACTTCACCCCGGCCGAGAAAAACACTTTGGCCCCGGCTTTTGAGGGACTGTTGTTGTGGAACCGCCTACTGGTAATGGCTTTAGGCGCTGTGATATTGGGATTGTCTTACTCACTGTTTTCCTTTAAGGAAAAACAGAAAAAGGCTAAAAAGAAGAAGAAAAAGGAAACGGTTGTCTCGAAAATGGAGGCTATCTTGGCCAAGCCCCGAGTTACCGTCAGCCTGTCCGGCGCCTCTTGGACACAGTTTGTCAGTTTTTTCAAGATCAATTTCCTAAGCATTTTCAAAAGCACCGTATTTCAGATACTGATTGTCTTCGCTTTGATTATGCTGATCGCGGATCTCTGGGGCGGATACGAGTACTACGGTTTGCAGACTTTCCCGATCACGTATATGGTCATCGGGTCGATCAATTCTTCCGTATTATTGTTCCTGATGATTACGATGGTCTTTTTCAGTGGCGAGCTGGTTTGGCGAGACCGTGGTGTAAAGATCAACGAAGTGATAGACGCCACGCCACACACCAGTTTCGTGTCCCTAATCGCCAAATCAGTTTCGTTGATTTGCGTAATGATCTGTTTTTATATGGTGATGTCCGCTTTCGGCGTCTTGTACCAGCTGGGGAACGGGTTTACCAACATCAACTTTGAGCAGTATTTCGTGAATATTTTCGTGGATAAACTCCCCACTTTCACTGTCTGGAGCTTTGTCCTCATTCTGATCCAGGTGATGTTGCCGAACAAATATGTGGGATATTTCCTGTCCGTAGTCATGATGTTCGTCTCCGAAATCATCCTTTCCATATTGGATATCGACACGAGAATGCTAGATATCGCAAGTTCTCCGAGCCTGAGTTATTCCGACATCAGCGGTTACGGACCGGGCATGGCTTCGACCATCTGGTTCAATATCTACTGGACTCTGTTCGGCCTTTTCACCTTGGGCGTGGCCGGAATGCTGTGGAGCAGGGGAGTAGCCAAAAGCTTGGGCAAACGCTTGCGTTACGCAATGTCTCATTTGGGAGATACCAACTCGAAAGTCGCTTTTGCGTCCTTGGCGCTTTTTGTAGTGGCGGGCGTATATGTTTTCTACAATACCCAAGTTCTGAACACATACAAGACTTCCGACGAGGAGGAACAACAATCGGCTGATTTTGAGAAGAAGTACAAAAAGTACGAAAACATGCCGATGCTGACCTTTACAGACGCCAAGTACGAGTTGGACCTTTTCCCGGAAAGACGCGACGTATATGTAAAAGCGTCTATCCGGATGCGCAACAAGAAAAACGTGGCCGTGGATTCCATGCTTTTTATTATGGACGACAAGTGGATCACGGAATTCGAGATTCCCGGAGCCAAAGAGGTTTATTTCGACGAGGAAATGAATCTGAAGATTTTCAAATTAGCCAAACCAGTCCAACCTTCCGAGACCTTGGACTTTGTGATTAAAAACAAATACATCACCCAAGGCTTTGAGAATTCATCCGGAAATCGCCGTATCGATAGCAACGGCACATTCCTGAGCAACAGTTCTATTTTGCCCGCATACGGCTATATCGACGGGTACGAACTTTCGGACAAACATACCCGAAAGAAGTATGATCTGGCGCCCAAAGACCGTATGCCGAAACTGGAAGCCAACTGCGGTGAGGCTTGCCAGAAAAACTACTTGACCAACGGCCAGGCGGATTTGGTAAACGTGGAGACAATCATCTCCACCTCAGGCGACCAGACTGCGATAGCGCCCGGCAGTTTATTGAAAAAGTGGGAGAAAGACGGCCGAAACTATTTCCACTACAAAGTAGATACGCCTTCGCAGAATTTCTATTCGTTTATTTCGGGTCGTTTCGAAAAACTCGCCCGCAAATGGAATGGCATCGACATAGAGGTTTATTACGATAAAAACCACGCCTACAATGTGGAAATGATGGCCGATGCCGTACAGCGTTCTTTGGATTATTACATCAAGAACTTCGGGCCTTATTACCACAAACAGGCACGGATCATCGAGTTCCCGAACTTTAGCAGTTTCGCCCAAGCTTTCCCCGGCACTATGCCGTACTCCGAATCAATGGGCTTTATCATCGATTTGGAAGACGCGGAAGAGAAAAACAACTTCGTGGACGCCGTAATCGCTCACGAAATGGCACACCAATGGTGGGCGCATCAGGAAATCTCCGCAAAAATGCAGGGTGGAACATTCCTGACCGAAAGCCTGTCGGAATATTCGTCGTTGATGGTAATGAAAAAGGAACTCAACGACGATATCCGCATGAAGGAATTCCTGAAATACAATTTCGAACGTTACCTCAAAGGACGAAGCAGGGAACGGGAAAAGGAATTGCCTCTTTACAAAGTGGAAAACCAAGGGTATATCCACTACGGAAAGGGCAGTTTGATTCTGTACGCTCTGCAAGACTATATAGGAGAAGACAGCGTAAACGTGGCATTGAAAGATTTCTTGGAAGAATACCGCTACCAAGAAGACCCTCCGTACCCGACTTCCTTGGATTTGCTTCGTCACCTGGAGCCGCGCGTGCCGGATTCGTTAAAGTATTTGGTCAACGATTGGTTCAAGGAGATCACTCTTTACGATCATCGACTGAAGGAAGCCACCATGGAAGAAACCGCCGACGGGAAATTCATAGTGGAAATGGAAGTGGAGTCGCATAAGATCAAAGCCGACTCTTTGGGCAACGAGCAACGCCTTCCGATAAGCGATTGGGTAGACGTAGGGCTTTACGCCGATAGTGACGAGAAAGAGCTTATCGTTCAGAAAAGGGTCAAACTTGACAAGGAGAAAACCATTATCAAGTTAAAAGCCAATGTGAAACCGGCCAAAGCCGCCGTAGATCCACGCAGAATCCTCATCGAGAGGATTGTGAAAGACAATGTGAAAACGGTTAGTAGCAAATAA